A region of Flavobacterium indicum GPTSA100-9 = DSM 17447 DNA encodes the following proteins:
- a CDS encoding alpha-amylase family glycosyl hydrolase produces the protein MKKIYSLLLLLFYCSLTAQVSWQGGTTPEANQTATILFDKTGTGLASYSGTIYAHTGVTLNGTPWQNVIGSWGNNTTQPALTLVSGNIYKLDLTPTILNYYGVSSGTVSKINIVFRSNTGAQQTTDLELNVGAYQATLTAPNENSTTLLNSGQNLSIAANNTNGNANYNLFANGVSIHTYTGTSYSYTDSNITANKSYDLQITQGATTYSKKFSVIINPGTISQALPAGMEIGINYNTSDATKATLVLEAPGKDFVYVAGTFNNWQPSSSYAMKKDPTSGKFWLELTGLTSGTEYLYQYWVVDTTPIANSPTIVKTADPCSTLVLSSFDDPYIPATSYPGLMPYPNGQDREVTVLQTGQTAYPWVVTNFTKPSKDKLVVYELLVRDFDSDKNYQDVIDKIDYFKNLGINAIELMPVMEFEGNESWGYNTAFHMALDKFYGNKNKLKELIDLCHQNGIAVILDIAFNHAFGRNPMVRMWMNDPDGDGWGSPSTENPYFNTVAKHSYSVGEDFNHSSNYTKDYVKRTVKHWITEFKIDGFRWDLTKGFTQNCTAGDDACTNAYQADRVAVLKEYADYTWSLDNDHYVIFEHLGTDSEEQQWANYRIAEGKGIMMWGELYEPYKQLALGFSTNGDITRMGHVSRGFTGKRLMGYPESHDKDRLMYQAYTYGNSAGTAPVGGNLNNALNRMPAVGATSILIPGPKMIWHFQELGMDDSIFTCNNGTVNSDVDAIAGDCKLDTKPQPQWVENWLTTAPRSTIYSDYVKFIKMKKNDPVFNGDYTISPNGSNIRQRIYIYDNSLPSTQLKNVVILANYSVAAQNITPDFPYTGTWYNLMTNAPLTVTSTTAQITLNPGEYRIYGNQVSAALANEAFEFASQIELYPNPAQTSFVLTNDVKKLDIYSITGQLIKSANKINALENINISDLSKGVYLVKIETNESISISKKLIKE, from the coding sequence ATGAAAAAGATTTACTCATTATTATTACTTTTATTTTATTGTTCATTAACTGCACAAGTTTCTTGGCAAGGCGGAACAACTCCAGAAGCCAATCAAACAGCTACCATTTTGTTTGATAAAACTGGAACTGGATTAGCTTCGTATTCTGGAACAATATATGCACACACAGGAGTAACCCTTAATGGTACACCTTGGCAAAATGTTATTGGATCTTGGGGTAATAATACCACACAACCAGCTTTAACTTTAGTTTCAGGAAACATATACAAATTAGATTTAACACCAACAATTTTAAATTATTATGGTGTATCGAGTGGAACTGTTTCAAAAATTAATATTGTTTTTAGAAGCAATACTGGAGCACAACAAACAACTGATTTAGAATTAAATGTTGGCGCCTATCAAGCAACTTTAACAGCTCCTAATGAAAATTCAACTACCTTATTAAATTCAGGTCAAAATTTAAGCATTGCAGCTAATAACACAAATGGAAATGCTAATTATAACTTATTCGCGAATGGAGTAAGTATTCACACCTATACTGGAACAAGTTATAGTTACACAGATTCAAATATTACTGCAAATAAAAGCTATGACTTACAAATTACACAAGGTGCAACAACATATTCAAAAAAGTTTAGTGTAATTATTAATCCTGGAACTATATCACAGGCTCTTCCTGCTGGAATGGAAATAGGAATTAACTACAACACTTCTGATGCAACTAAAGCAACTTTAGTTTTAGAAGCTCCTGGTAAAGATTTTGTATATGTTGCTGGAACATTCAATAACTGGCAACCTTCTTCTTCTTATGCTATGAAAAAAGACCCTACTTCTGGAAAATTTTGGCTAGAATTAACGGGTTTAACTTCAGGAACAGAATATTTATATCAATATTGGGTTGTAGATACAACACCAATAGCAAATTCTCCAACTATTGTTAAAACAGCAGACCCGTGTTCAACATTGGTATTGTCATCTTTTGATGACCCGTATATTCCTGCTACTAGTTATCCTGGATTAATGCCTTATCCAAATGGACAAGACAGAGAAGTTACTGTTCTACAAACAGGTCAAACAGCTTATCCATGGGTTGTTACTAATTTTACAAAACCAAGTAAAGATAAATTAGTGGTTTATGAGCTTTTAGTTCGTGATTTTGATTCTGATAAAAATTATCAAGATGTAATTGATAAAATAGATTACTTTAAAAATTTAGGAATTAATGCCATAGAATTAATGCCAGTTATGGAATTTGAAGGCAATGAAAGTTGGGGTTATAACACTGCCTTTCACATGGCATTAGATAAATTTTATGGCAATAAAAATAAATTAAAAGAATTAATTGATTTATGTCACCAAAATGGTATAGCTGTTATTTTAGATATTGCCTTTAACCATGCCTTTGGAAGAAATCCAATGGTTCGTATGTGGATGAATGATCCTGATGGTGATGGTTGGGGAAGCCCAAGTACAGAAAATCCATATTTCAATACAGTTGCTAAACATAGTTATAGTGTAGGAGAAGATTTTAATCATTCATCAAATTATACAAAAGATTATGTAAAAAGAACCGTTAAACATTGGATAACTGAATTTAAAATTGATGGATTCCGTTGGGATTTAACAAAAGGATTTACACAAAACTGTACAGCTGGGGATGATGCTTGTACCAATGCTTATCAAGCAGATAGAGTTGCTGTATTAAAAGAATATGCAGATTATACATGGAGTTTAGACAATGATCATTATGTTATTTTTGAACATTTAGGAACAGATTCTGAAGAACAACAATGGGCAAACTATAGAATAGCAGAAGGCAAAGGAATCATGATGTGGGGTGAATTATATGAACCTTACAAACAATTAGCTTTAGGTTTTTCAACTAATGGTGATATTACAAGAATGGGACATGTTAGTCGTGGTTTTACTGGAAAACGATTAATGGGATATCCTGAAAGTCATGACAAAGACCGTTTAATGTATCAAGCTTACACTTATGGAAATAGTGCTGGTACTGCACCAGTTGGCGGAAATTTAAACAATGCTTTAAACAGAATGCCTGCTGTAGGAGCAACAAGTATTTTAATTCCTGGTCCAAAAATGATTTGGCATTTTCAAGAATTAGGAATGGATGATTCTATTTTTACTTGTAATAATGGAACTGTTAATAGTGATGTAGATGCCATTGCAGGTGATTGTAAATTAGACACTAAACCTCAACCTCAATGGGTTGAAAATTGGTTAACTACTGCACCAAGAAGCACTATATATTCAGACTATGTGAAATTCATAAAAATGAAAAAGAATGATCCTGTTTTTAACGGGGATTACACAATTAGTCCTAACGGTAGTAACATTAGACAACGTATCTATATATATGACAACAGTTTGCCATCTACACAATTGAAAAATGTAGTTATCCTTGCTAATTATTCAGTAGCTGCTCAAAATATTACACCGGATTTTCCATATACAGGAACATGGTATAATTTAATGACAAATGCGCCTCTGACAGTTACAAGTACAACGGCACAAATTACTTTAAATCCAGGTGAATATAGAATCTATGGTAATCAGGTTTCTGCTGCATTAGCAAATGAAGCTTTTGAATTTGCTTCACAAATAGAATTATATCCTAATCCAGCTCAAACTTCATTTGTGCTAACTAATGATGTGAAAAAACTAGACATTTACTCTATTACAGGACAACTTATTAAATCTGCAAATAAAATCAATGCGTTAGAAAATATAAATATTTCAGATTTATCAAAAGGAGTTTATCTTGTAAAAATCGAAACTAACGAATCGATTTCAATCTCCAAAAAATTAATTAAAGAGTAG
- a CDS encoding SusE domain-containing protein, which translates to MKNIFKTFLALFLAINLTSCEDESNLAYVNEAGDFNITSPVTGSSVVLTPDYPTNPALTLTWQAANFGTPTAIDYTVQVSLSGSNFADVTDITSTNNTFAAITVDELNGAAVAAGLIPYTEGGLDIRIKATIGTNAEMTKYSNTITYLVTPYTTELPKLAVPGNHQGWTPGTAPRIAASGFGQTDYEGYMWLDGGHKFVGPDASGNYNWGNTDWGDDGSFSGVLAETGESDCTAPAGYYRVQANTTALTYTETLTNWGIVGAATPGGWTSSTALTYNPSTKKWEGTIALTAGEFKFRANDAWTINLGGDSDSDGSMNYDGPNLSIATSGTYFVTLDLSNPRAYTYSIQ; encoded by the coding sequence ATGAAAAATATATTTAAAACTTTTTTAGCGTTATTTTTAGCTATTAATCTTACTTCTTGTGAGGATGAAAGCAACCTGGCTTATGTTAATGAAGCAGGAGATTTTAACATTACTTCACCTGTTACTGGAAGCAGTGTCGTTTTAACACCAGATTACCCTACAAATCCGGCTTTAACATTAACATGGCAAGCAGCCAATTTTGGAACTCCAACAGCTATTGATTATACTGTTCAGGTTTCATTATCTGGAAGCAATTTTGCAGATGTAACAGATATAACTTCTACAAATAATACTTTTGCAGCTATTACAGTTGATGAATTAAACGGAGCAGCAGTTGCTGCAGGATTAATTCCATATACTGAAGGTGGTTTAGATATTAGAATTAAAGCTACTATTGGCACAAATGCAGAAATGACTAAATATTCAAATACTATTACTTATTTAGTAACGCCATATACTACAGAATTACCTAAATTAGCTGTTCCTGGAAACCATCAAGGTTGGACGCCTGGAACTGCTCCAAGAATTGCAGCTTCAGGTTTTGGACAAACAGACTATGAAGGATACATGTGGTTAGACGGTGGACACAAATTTGTTGGTCCAGATGCATCCGGTAATTACAATTGGGGTAATACTGATTGGGGAGATGATGGTTCTTTTAGCGGTGTTTTAGCTGAAACAGGAGAATCAGATTGTACAGCACCAGCAGGATACTATAGAGTTCAAGCTAATACAACTGCTTTAACTTATACTGAAACATTAACAAACTGGGGAATTGTTGGTGCAGCTACTCCAGGAGGATGGACCTCAAGTACCGCATTAACCTACAACCCTTCTACAAAAAAATGGGAAGGAACAATTGCTTTAACTGCAGGTGAATTCAAATTTAGAGCAAATGACGCATGGACAATTAATTTAGGTGGAGATAGTGATTCAGACGGTTCAATGAATTATGACGGACCAAACTTAAGTATAGCCACTTCAGGAACATATTTTGTTACTTTAGATTTAAGTAATCCTCGCGCATACACTTACTCAATACAATAA
- a CDS encoding RagB/SusD family nutrient uptake outer membrane protein: MKKFKINILALVSGLFLFTSCTKDLDVTPEDDDLFLSENFFSNPQSYKQGLAGVYGNLSLTGITGAGSSNIQGLDAGTSHYGRCLWYLQNLSTDEVIWSYENDPGVAEIQRNTWTSNNPIVLGMFARGMAQVAFCNEYLRQTTPEKLSGRGVTDSQLLANIEDYRNEVRALRALAYYHLMDMYGKAAFYTENDQIGIAGPEYNRQQLFSFIESDLNAILPALKAPRTNEYGRVDKAFAWMILGKMYLNAEVYIGQNRYADCVTMCNNIIGGGYTLEANYLDNFKADNHTSTEMIFTLQSDGNVTQNYGPTTVMINGQVGSIEQNGTSMGVSSSGWGGALRLRKQFVQKFDGGSFTSDERKTIISGTRPIDITTIADRDQGYVLAKYSNISSTGIPGVNQGFVDTDFPLFRLADVYLMYAECALRGAGNASTSQALTYINDLRERANNGPVANISSGDLTLDFILDERARELHWEGHRRQDLIRFNKYTGGSYNWAWKGNGSNGIALPAHLKVFPIPSSSLSSNPNLSQNIGY, translated from the coding sequence ATGAAAAAATTTAAAATAAATATTTTAGCTTTAGTAAGCGGATTATTTCTTTTCACATCTTGTACCAAAGATCTAGATGTTACACCAGAGGATGATGATCTTTTTTTATCAGAAAACTTTTTTAGTAATCCACAGTCATACAAACAAGGATTAGCTGGAGTATACGGAAATTTATCTTTAACTGGAATAACAGGTGCAGGTTCATCAAATATTCAAGGATTAGATGCTGGAACAAGTCATTATGGTAGATGTTTATGGTATTTACAGAATTTAAGTACTGATGAAGTAATATGGAGTTATGAAAATGATCCGGGAGTAGCTGAAATTCAGAGAAATACATGGACATCAAATAACCCTATAGTTTTAGGAATGTTTGCAAGAGGCATGGCTCAAGTTGCATTTTGTAATGAGTATTTGAGACAAACTACACCTGAAAAATTAAGTGGAAGAGGTGTAACGGATTCACAATTATTAGCAAATATTGAGGATTATAGAAATGAGGTTCGTGCATTAAGAGCATTAGCTTATTATCATTTAATGGACATGTATGGTAAAGCCGCATTTTATACCGAAAACGATCAAATCGGAATTGCAGGTCCTGAATATAATAGACAGCAATTATTTTCTTTTATTGAATCTGACTTAAATGCAATATTACCTGCTTTGAAAGCACCAAGAACAAATGAATATGGTAGAGTTGACAAAGCATTTGCATGGATGATATTAGGAAAAATGTATTTAAATGCAGAAGTTTATATAGGACAAAATAGATATGCTGATTGTGTTACTATGTGTAATAACATTATTGGAGGAGGTTATACTTTAGAAGCGAATTACTTAGATAACTTTAAAGCAGACAATCATACTTCGACAGAAATGATTTTTACTTTACAATCAGATGGTAATGTTACACAAAATTATGGACCTACTACCGTAATGATTAATGGCCAAGTTGGATCTATTGAACAAAACGGAACTTCAATGGGAGTAAGTTCAAGTGGTTGGGGAGGTGCATTACGTTTAAGAAAACAATTTGTACAAAAATTTGATGGAGGATCTTTTACTTCTGATGAAAGAAAAACAATAATTTCTGGAACTAGACCGATTGACATTACTACAATTGCAGATAGAGATCAGGGATATGTATTAGCCAAATATTCAAATATTTCTTCTACAGGTATACCAGGTGTAAATCAAGGATTTGTAGATACAGATTTTCCTTTATTTAGATTAGCCGATGTGTATTTAATGTATGCTGAGTGCGCATTAAGAGGTGCTGGAAACGCGTCAACTTCACAAGCCTTAACTTATATTAATGATTTAAGAGAAAGAGCAAACAATGGACCTGTAGCGAATATATCTTCTGGAGATTTAACATTAGATTTCATTTTAGATGAAAGAGCAAGAGAATTACATTGGGAAGGACACAGAAGACAAGATTTAATTCGTTTCAATAAATACACGGGAGGTTCTTACAATTGGGCTTGGAAAGGTAATGGTTCAAACGGAATTGCTTTACCGGCACATTTAAAGGTTTTCCCTATTCCATCATCTAGTTTATCTTCAAATCCTAACTTATCTCAAAATATTGGTTATTAA
- a CDS encoding SusC/RagA family TonB-linked outer membrane protein, with translation MKTMLKKMLFFLLLLPFSVLAQNTVKGKVVDSSTSQPIAGVTVAITGTNTATITDSQGEFTLKNVKTGSTISISFLGYTTQTIKYNGQTSVTVSLDSSEKAIDEVVVVGYGKVKKKDATGSVTQVSEKDFNKGATPTVENLLNGRVAGVQINTGGGPASGSAIRIRGGSSLTADNEPLIVIDGLPLLGSSEGTPSGSRNFLATIDPTTIESITVLKDAASTAIYGSRASNGVILITTKKGSKKLSVEYNFQYGSGKNRRKIDVLNASQFVSAVEKYFPGSTNQLGIDDPSTTATDNPLTPGVIEGRILYDTDWQDEIYRRTDYAVNTLNLGGNLFKTIPTRLTISNTYQEGLVLTDKFNRSNVGLALSPSFLDNHLKLNVNANYSNEKNKFAATPIGAALRMDPTKPIYSGNNSWGGFTEFIQNTSTNQLTSGGTRNPVGNILLNNNVSNVNRVFGNVQLDYKLHFLPELRAVVNVGFDQSKGEGDNFTSRNSATAFSILDGTLESNKLGSKSNYSSSITNKLFDGYLNYLKKFGKLELDATAGYSYQKFERSYFNSNNIYNPNDIADEAIITDQVLLGFFGRTNFTWNDKYIVSLSYRRDGSSRFPKDKKYGNFPGASVAWKINKDFFKDSKVISDLKLRAGWGVTGQQNLGINDFYLPLYGTGNPDSQYIFGNNAYILGQPKAFNDKLKWEETTNYNAGIDYGLWNNRISGSIDVFYKLSEDLLFGNAPFADGSNFSNQGAQNLGSFTTKGIEFNLNADVLRGTTFKWNVNFNASTYQRRIKSLYAGSDTYVGGIGGGTGGTIQIFSEGWTPNSFYVYNQLYNQNGTPIEGAFADLNGDGIVNEKDRYIYKNPDPNLLLGFQSNMNYKNFDLAFNLRASFGNKMYNNVKSANAYTSLLSDVGGTVANVPSSTFDSNFTSTGNNVIFSDYYIEDASFVRVDNITLGYTFPQTEKRKSTIRLTAGIQNPNFLLFTDYSGLDPEVFGGIDNTIYPRQEQFLVGLNVKF, from the coding sequence ATGAAAACTATGCTCAAAAAAATGCTATTTTTTCTGCTATTGTTACCTTTTAGCGTTTTAGCTCAAAACACAGTAAAAGGTAAGGTTGTAGACAGTTCAACTTCACAACCAATAGCAGGCGTTACAGTAGCAATTACAGGTACAAATACCGCAACAATTACTGATAGTCAAGGTGAATTTACATTAAAAAATGTTAAGACTGGAAGTACAATTTCAATTTCCTTTTTAGGATACACTACGCAAACGATTAAGTACAATGGTCAAACTTCAGTAACTGTTTCTTTAGATTCTAGTGAAAAAGCTATTGATGAAGTTGTGGTTGTTGGATACGGAAAAGTAAAGAAAAAAGACGCAACAGGTTCTGTTACTCAAGTTTCTGAAAAAGATTTTAATAAAGGAGCAACTCCAACTGTTGAAAACTTATTAAACGGAAGAGTGGCTGGTGTTCAAATTAATACTGGTGGTGGTCCAGCTTCGGGATCAGCAATTAGAATTAGAGGAGGTTCTTCATTAACAGCAGACAATGAACCTTTAATAGTAATTGATGGTTTACCTTTATTAGGTTCTTCAGAAGGAACTCCTTCAGGATCAAGAAACTTTTTAGCAACAATTGACCCTACAACAATTGAGTCAATTACAGTTTTAAAAGATGCTGCTTCTACAGCCATTTATGGATCAAGAGCTTCAAATGGTGTTATTTTAATTACTACAAAAAAAGGAAGTAAAAAACTTTCTGTTGAATACAACTTTCAATATGGATCTGGAAAAAACAGAAGAAAAATAGATGTTTTAAATGCTTCACAATTTGTAAGCGCTGTTGAGAAATATTTTCCAGGATCAACGAATCAATTAGGTATTGACGATCCAAGTACTACAGCAACAGACAACCCTTTAACTCCAGGGGTAATTGAAGGGAGAATTTTATACGACACAGATTGGCAAGATGAAATTTATAGAAGAACAGATTACGCTGTTAACACATTGAATTTAGGTGGTAATTTATTTAAAACTATTCCAACAAGATTAACAATTAGCAATACTTACCAAGAAGGCTTAGTGTTAACTGATAAATTTAATAGATCCAATGTAGGTTTAGCTTTGAGTCCTAGTTTTTTAGATAATCACCTTAAACTAAACGTAAATGCGAACTATTCTAATGAAAAAAATAAATTTGCAGCTACACCAATAGGAGCAGCTTTAAGAATGGATCCTACTAAGCCAATTTATAGTGGTAACAATTCATGGGGAGGATTTACTGAATTTATTCAAAACACTTCAACAAACCAATTAACATCTGGAGGAACAAGAAATCCAGTTGGTAATATTTTATTAAACAATAATGTATCTAATGTAAATAGAGTTTTTGGAAATGTTCAATTGGACTATAAATTACACTTTTTACCAGAATTAAGAGCAGTTGTTAATGTAGGTTTTGACCAATCAAAAGGAGAAGGTGACAATTTTACGAGTAGAAATTCTGCTACTGCATTTAGCATTTTAGATGGAACATTAGAATCTAATAAACTTGGAAGTAAATCTAATTATTCATCATCAATAACAAATAAACTATTTGATGGTTATTTAAATTATTTGAAAAAATTCGGAAAATTAGAATTAGATGCAACAGCTGGTTATTCGTATCAAAAATTTGAAAGAAGTTATTTCAACTCAAACAATATTTATAATCCAAATGATATTGCAGATGAAGCTATTATTACAGATCAAGTTTTATTAGGTTTCTTTGGAAGAACTAATTTCACATGGAACGACAAGTACATTGTGTCTTTATCTTACAGAAGAGACGGTTCTTCTCGTTTCCCTAAAGACAAAAAATACGGTAATTTCCCAGGAGCTTCTGTTGCATGGAAAATCAACAAAGATTTCTTTAAAGACAGTAAAGTTATTTCTGATTTAAAATTAAGAGCAGGTTGGGGTGTTACGGGTCAACAAAATTTAGGAATTAATGACTTTTATTTACCTTTATACGGAACAGGAAACCCAGATTCTCAATACATATTTGGAAACAACGCCTATATTTTAGGACAACCAAAAGCTTTTAATGATAAATTAAAATGGGAAGAAACTACCAATTACAATGCGGGTATAGATTATGGTTTATGGAATAATAGAATTAGTGGTAGTATAGATGTTTTCTATAAATTATCTGAAGATTTATTATTTGGTAATGCTCCATTTGCAGATGGATCAAATTTTTCAAATCAAGGTGCGCAAAACTTAGGTAGTTTTACTACTAAAGGTATAGAATTTAATTTAAATGCTGATGTATTAAGAGGCACAACATTCAAATGGAATGTTAACTTTAACGCATCAACTTACCAAAGAAGAATTAAAAGCTTATACGCTGGAAGTGACACCTATGTAGGAGGAATTGGTGGAGGAACAGGTGGTACTATTCAAATATTTAGCGAAGGATGGACTCCAAACTCATTCTATGTTTACAATCAATTATACAATCAAAACGGGACACCTATTGAAGGAGCTTTTGCTGACTTAAACGGTGATGGAATTGTTAATGAAAAAGACAGGTATATCTACAAAAACCCTGATCCAAATCTATTATTAGGATTCCAATCAAACATGAATTACAAAAATTTTGATTTAGCATTTAATTTAAGAGCAAGTTTTGGTAATAAAATGTATAACAATGTAAAATCAGCAAATGCATATACCTCTTTATTAAGTGATGTTGGTGGAACAGTTGCTAATGTACCTAGTTCTACTTTTGATAGTAACTTTACAAGCACAGGTAACAATGTAATTTTCTCTGATTATTATATAGAAGACGCTTCTTTTGTAAGAGTTGACAACATAACATTAGGCTATACATTTCCACAAACAGAAAAACGTAAATCAACAATTCGTTTAACTGCAGGAATTCAAAATCCAAACTTCTTATTGTTCACAGATTATTCTGGTTTAGATCCGGAAGTGTTTGGAGGTATTGATAATACTATTTATCCTAGACAAGAACAATTCTTAGTAGGATTAAATGTTAAATTTTAA
- a CDS encoding LacI family DNA-binding transcriptional regulator, producing the protein MRRKVTLKQIAKELDISISTVSKSLRDSHEISEETRQKVQAFAKLYNYKPNNIALSLKNKKTKTIGIIIPEIVHHFFATVISGIEQVANEEGYNVIVCLSDESFDKEVINLEMLASGSTDGFIMSLSKETQQKRDFHHIEEAINQGMPVVLFDRVTNDVFCDKVIIDDQLAAYDAVNFFIEKKYKKIALITTVDYVSVGKLRTEGYYKSFKDHQLNVDENLIVKIEDIEHCQDPIQDLIENNEIDAIFAVNELFAVTAIKIALKLGKRVPEDISVIGFTDGIISQFSTPTITTVSQNGIKMGRKAAKMLIDRLEKEEEDELYTTEIIETNLVFRESTTT; encoded by the coding sequence ATGAGAAGAAAAGTTACTTTAAAACAAATTGCAAAAGAATTAGATATTTCAATCTCTACGGTTTCTAAATCATTGCGAGATAGTCACGAAATTAGTGAAGAAACAAGACAAAAAGTACAAGCTTTTGCTAAGTTATACAACTATAAACCAAACAATATAGCTTTAAGTTTAAAAAATAAAAAAACGAAAACTATAGGGATTATAATTCCTGAAATTGTACATCATTTTTTTGCAACAGTAATTAGTGGAATTGAACAAGTAGCTAATGAAGAAGGTTATAATGTAATTGTATGTTTATCAGACGAATCGTTTGATAAAGAAGTGATTAACTTAGAAATGTTAGCCAGTGGCAGTACAGACGGATTTATTATGTCGCTCTCAAAAGAAACACAACAAAAAAGAGATTTTCATCATATCGAGGAAGCTATCAATCAAGGCATGCCAGTAGTATTATTTGATAGAGTAACAAATGATGTATTTTGTGATAAAGTAATAATTGATGATCAATTAGCAGCTTATGATGCAGTGAATTTTTTCATTGAGAAGAAGTACAAAAAAATTGCATTAATTACAACTGTGGACTATGTTAGTGTTGGTAAATTAAGAACGGAAGGCTATTACAAATCCTTCAAAGATCACCAATTAAATGTAGATGAAAATTTGATTGTAAAGATAGAAGATATTGAACATTGTCAAGACCCAATTCAAGATTTGATTGAAAATAATGAAATCGATGCCATTTTTGCAGTAAACGAATTATTTGCGGTTACTGCAATTAAAATTGCTTTAAAACTTGGAAAAAGAGTGCCTGAAGATATTTCTGTAATTGGATTTACTGATGGTATTATATCACAGTTTTCAACTCCAACAATAACAACTGTAAGTCAAAACGGAATTAAAATGGGTAGAAAAGCGGCAAAAATGTTAATTGATCGATTAGAAAAAGAAGAAGAAGACGAGTTATACACAACAGAAATTATTGAAACAAACTTAGTTTTTAGAGAATCTACGACAACGTAA